Proteins from a single region of Corvus moneduloides isolate bCorMon1 chromosome 19, bCorMon1.pri, whole genome shotgun sequence:
- the EXOC7 gene encoding exocyst complex component 7 isoform X7, whose protein sequence is MIPSEEVSARRREIEDKLKQEEETLSFIKESLEKSDQLTKNMVSILSSFESRLMKLENSIIPVHKQTENLQRLQENVEKTLSCLDHVISYYHVAKDTEKIIKEGPTGRLEEYLNCMDKIQKAVEYFQDNNPDSPELNRVKSLFERGKESLESEFRSLMTRHTKPVPPILILDLISGDEEMDTQEEMTLEHLPESVLHDIIRISGWLVENGRNQDFMTVYFQIRSVQLDRSIKGLKDHFRKNSSSSGVPYSPAIQNKRKDTPTKKPIKRPVLIPGHEHDLRVKHLSDALSDKHGPAAGRDDVFDIEIDAYIHCVSAFVKLAQSEYQLLTEIVPEHHQKKTFDSLIQESLDNLIMEGDNIVSAARKAIIRHDYSAVLTIFPILKHLKQMKPEFDQVLQGTAAGTKNKLPGLITSMETTGAKALEEFADNIKNDPDKEYNMPKDGTVHELTSNAILFLQQLLDFQETAGAMLASQVLGDTYNIPLDPRETSSSASSYSSEFSRRLLSTYICKVLGNLQLNLLSKSKVYEDPALSAIFLHNNYNYILKSLEKSELIQLVAVTQKTAERSYRELIEQQIQTYQRSWLKVTDYILEKNLPVFQPGVKLKDKERQMIKERFKGFNDGLEELCKIQKAWAIPDMEQRDKIRRAQKTIVKETYGAFLNRYGNVPFTKNPEKYIKYQVDQVGEMIEKLFDTSA, encoded by the exons ATGATCCCGAGCGAGGAGGTGTCGGCCCGCAGGAGGGAGATCGAGGACAAGCTCAAGCAG GAAGAAGAAACTCTGTCCTTTATCAAAGAGAGCCTTGAGAAGAGTGACCAGCTCACCAAGAACATG GTTTCCATCCTCTCCTCCTTTGAGAGCCGTTTGATGAAGCTGGAGAACTCCATCATCCCTGTTCATAAACAGACAGAGAACCTGCAGCGCCTGCAGGAGAATGTGGAGAAGACCCTGTCCTGCTTGGATCACGTCATCAGTTACTACCATGTGGCCAAGGACACCGAGAAGATCATCAAGGAAGG CCCCACGGGGAGGTTGGAGGAATACTTGAATTGCATGGACAAAATCCAGAAGGCAGTGGAATACTTCCAGGACAACAACCCAGACAGCCCAGAGCTGAACCGTGTG AAATCCCTCTTTGAGCGGGGCAAGGAATCCCTGGAATCGGAGTTCCGCAGCTTGATGACGCGGCACACCAAGCCAGTGCCACCCATCCTCATCCTGGACCTGATCAGCGGGGATGAGGAGATGGACACGCAGGAGGAGATGACCCTGGAGCACCTCCCGGAGAGCGTCCTGCACGACATCATCCGCATTTCGGGCTGGCTGGTGGAGAACGGCAGGAATCAag ATTTCATGACAGTTTACTTCCAAATCCGCTCTGTGCAGCTCGACCGCTCCATCAAGGGGCTGAAGGACCATTTCCGTAAGAACAGCTCTTCCTCTGGGGTGCCATATTCCCCTGCCATTCAGAACAAAAGGAAGGACACCCCCACCAAAAAGCCAATCAAGAGACCAG TCCTCATCCCAG GTCATGAGCATGACTTACGCGTTAAGCACCTTTCCGATGCCCTGAGCGACAAGCACGGGCCGGCTGCGG GGAGGGACGACGTCTTCGACATCGAGATCGACGCATACATCCACTGCGTCAGTGCCTTTGTCAAACTGGCCCAGAGTGAATACCAGCTCCTGACAGAAATTGTCCCAGAGCACCACCAGAAGAAGACCTTTGATTCTCTCATCCAG GAGTCATTGGATAACTTGATCATGGAGGGTGATAACATTGTCTCAGCTGCCCGGAAAGCCATCATCCGACACGACTATTCAGCTGTGCTCACAATCTTCCCCATCCTGAAGCATCTCAAGCAGATGAAGCCAGAATTTGACCAGGTCTTGCAG GGAACTGCAGCAGGCACTAAGAACAAACTGCCAGGGCTGATCACTTCCATGGAGACCACTGGTGCGAAGGCACTGGAAGAGTTTGCAGACAACATTAAG aATGATCCAGACAAGGAATACAACATGCCAAAAGATGGGACAGTTCACGAACTCACCAGCAAC GCCATCCTTTTCCTACAGCAATTACTGGATTTCCAGGAGACAGCAGGTGCCATGCTGGCATCACAAG TTCTTGGGGACACATACAATATTCCTTTAGATCCCAGAG AGACCAGCTCATCAGCCAGTAGCTACAGCTCAGAGTTCAGCAGGCGGCTGCTGAGCACCTACATCT GCAAAGTGCTGGGCAACTTGCAGCTTAACCTTCTTAGCAAATCCAAGGTTTATGAAGACCCAGCTTTGAGTGCCATTTTTCTGCATAACAACTACAACTACATTCTGAAATCTCTGGAGAA gTCTGAGCTGATCCAGCTGGTGGCTGtgacacagaaaacagctgAGAGGTCCTACCGGGAGCTCATTGAGCAGCAGATCCAGACCTACCAGCGCAG CTGGTTGAAGGTGACAGATTACATCTTGGAGAAAAACCTGCCTGTCTTTCAGCCAGGAGTGAAG CTCAAGGACAAGGAGAGGCAGATGATAAAGGAGCGCTTTAAG GGTTTCAATGAcgggctggaggagctgtgtAAGATCCAGAAGGCCTGGGCAATCCCAGACATGGAGCAACGGGACAAAATCCGCCGGGCACAGAAAACTATTGTGAAAGAGACCTATGGTGCCTTCTTGAATAG ataTGGCAACGTGCCCTTCACCAAGAACCCTGAGAAGTACATCAAATACCAGGTCGACCAGGTGGGGGAGATGATCGAGAAGCTGTTCGACACATCAGCATAA
- the EXOC7 gene encoding exocyst complex component 7 isoform X13, which yields MIPSEEVSARRREIEDKLKQEEETLSFIKESLEKSDQLTKNMVSILSSFESRLMKLENSIIPVHKQTENLQRLQENVEKTLSCLDHVISYYHVAKDTEKIIKEGPTGRLEEYLNCMDKIQKAVEYFQDNNPDSPELNRVKSLFERGKESLESEFRSLMTRHTKPVPPILILDLISGDEEMDTQEEMTLEHLPESVLHDIIRISGWLVENGRNQDFMTVYFQIRSVQLDRSIKGLKDHFRKNSSSSGVPYSPAIQNKRKDTPTKKPIKRPGRDDVFDIEIDAYIHCVSAFVKLAQSEYQLLTEIVPEHHQKKTFDSLIQESLDNLIMEGDNIVSAARKAIIRHDYSAVLTIFPILKHLKQMKPEFDQVLQGTAAGTKNKLPGLITSMETTGAKALEEFADNIKNDPDKEYNMPKDGTVHELTSNAILFLQQLLDFQETAGAMLASQETSSSASSYSSEFSRRLLSTYICKVLGNLQLNLLSKSKVYEDPALSAIFLHNNYNYILKSLEKSELIQLVAVTQKTAERSYRELIEQQIQTYQRSWLKVTDYILEKNLPVFQPGVKLKDKERQMIKERFKGFNDGLEELCKIQKAWAIPDMEQRDKIRRAQKTIVKETYGAFLNRYGNVPFTKNPEKYIKYQVDQVGEMIEKLFDTSA from the exons ATGATCCCGAGCGAGGAGGTGTCGGCCCGCAGGAGGGAGATCGAGGACAAGCTCAAGCAG GAAGAAGAAACTCTGTCCTTTATCAAAGAGAGCCTTGAGAAGAGTGACCAGCTCACCAAGAACATG GTTTCCATCCTCTCCTCCTTTGAGAGCCGTTTGATGAAGCTGGAGAACTCCATCATCCCTGTTCATAAACAGACAGAGAACCTGCAGCGCCTGCAGGAGAATGTGGAGAAGACCCTGTCCTGCTTGGATCACGTCATCAGTTACTACCATGTGGCCAAGGACACCGAGAAGATCATCAAGGAAGG CCCCACGGGGAGGTTGGAGGAATACTTGAATTGCATGGACAAAATCCAGAAGGCAGTGGAATACTTCCAGGACAACAACCCAGACAGCCCAGAGCTGAACCGTGTG AAATCCCTCTTTGAGCGGGGCAAGGAATCCCTGGAATCGGAGTTCCGCAGCTTGATGACGCGGCACACCAAGCCAGTGCCACCCATCCTCATCCTGGACCTGATCAGCGGGGATGAGGAGATGGACACGCAGGAGGAGATGACCCTGGAGCACCTCCCGGAGAGCGTCCTGCACGACATCATCCGCATTTCGGGCTGGCTGGTGGAGAACGGCAGGAATCAag ATTTCATGACAGTTTACTTCCAAATCCGCTCTGTGCAGCTCGACCGCTCCATCAAGGGGCTGAAGGACCATTTCCGTAAGAACAGCTCTTCCTCTGGGGTGCCATATTCCCCTGCCATTCAGAACAAAAGGAAGGACACCCCCACCAAAAAGCCAATCAAGAGACCAG GGAGGGACGACGTCTTCGACATCGAGATCGACGCATACATCCACTGCGTCAGTGCCTTTGTCAAACTGGCCCAGAGTGAATACCAGCTCCTGACAGAAATTGTCCCAGAGCACCACCAGAAGAAGACCTTTGATTCTCTCATCCAG GAGTCATTGGATAACTTGATCATGGAGGGTGATAACATTGTCTCAGCTGCCCGGAAAGCCATCATCCGACACGACTATTCAGCTGTGCTCACAATCTTCCCCATCCTGAAGCATCTCAAGCAGATGAAGCCAGAATTTGACCAGGTCTTGCAG GGAACTGCAGCAGGCACTAAGAACAAACTGCCAGGGCTGATCACTTCCATGGAGACCACTGGTGCGAAGGCACTGGAAGAGTTTGCAGACAACATTAAG aATGATCCAGACAAGGAATACAACATGCCAAAAGATGGGACAGTTCACGAACTCACCAGCAAC GCCATCCTTTTCCTACAGCAATTACTGGATTTCCAGGAGACAGCAGGTGCCATGCTGGCATCACAAG AGACCAGCTCATCAGCCAGTAGCTACAGCTCAGAGTTCAGCAGGCGGCTGCTGAGCACCTACATCT GCAAAGTGCTGGGCAACTTGCAGCTTAACCTTCTTAGCAAATCCAAGGTTTATGAAGACCCAGCTTTGAGTGCCATTTTTCTGCATAACAACTACAACTACATTCTGAAATCTCTGGAGAA gTCTGAGCTGATCCAGCTGGTGGCTGtgacacagaaaacagctgAGAGGTCCTACCGGGAGCTCATTGAGCAGCAGATCCAGACCTACCAGCGCAG CTGGTTGAAGGTGACAGATTACATCTTGGAGAAAAACCTGCCTGTCTTTCAGCCAGGAGTGAAG CTCAAGGACAAGGAGAGGCAGATGATAAAGGAGCGCTTTAAG GGTTTCAATGAcgggctggaggagctgtgtAAGATCCAGAAGGCCTGGGCAATCCCAGACATGGAGCAACGGGACAAAATCCGCCGGGCACAGAAAACTATTGTGAAAGAGACCTATGGTGCCTTCTTGAATAG ataTGGCAACGTGCCCTTCACCAAGAACCCTGAGAAGTACATCAAATACCAGGTCGACCAGGTGGGGGAGATGATCGAGAAGCTGTTCGACACATCAGCATAA
- the EXOC7 gene encoding exocyst complex component 7 isoform X5 has protein sequence MIPSEEVSARRREIEDKLKQEEETLSFIKESLEKSDQLTKNMVSILSSFESRLMKLENSIIPVHKQTENLQRLQENVEKTLSCLDHVISYYHVAKDTEKIIKEGPTGRLEEYLNCMDKIQKAVEYFQDNNPDSPELNRVKSLFERGKESLESEFRSLMTRHTKPVPPILILDLISGDEEMDTQEEMTLEHLPESVLHDIIRISGWLVENGRNQDFMTVYFQIRSVQLDRSIKGLKDHFRKNSSSSGVPYSPAIQNKRKDTPTKKPIKRPVLIPGTIRKAQNLLKQYSQHGLDGKKGASNLIPMEGRDDVFDIEIDAYIHCVSAFVKLAQSEYQLLTEIVPEHHQKKTFDSLIQESLDNLIMEGDNIVSAARKAIIRHDYSAVLTIFPILKHLKQMKPEFDQVLQGTAAGTKNKLPGLITSMETTGAKALEEFADNIKNDPDKEYNMPKDGTVHELTSNAILFLQQLLDFQETAGAMLASQVLGDTYNIPLDPRETSSSASSYSSEFSRRLLSTYICKVLGNLQLNLLSKSKVYEDPALSAIFLHNNYNYILKSLEKSELIQLVAVTQKTAERSYRELIEQQIQTYQRSWLKVTDYILEKNLPVFQPGVKLKDKERQMIKERFKGFNDGLEELCKIQKAWAIPDMEQRDKIRRAQKTIVKETYGAFLNRYGNVPFTKNPEKYIKYQVDQVGEMIEKLFDTSA, from the exons ATGATCCCGAGCGAGGAGGTGTCGGCCCGCAGGAGGGAGATCGAGGACAAGCTCAAGCAG GAAGAAGAAACTCTGTCCTTTATCAAAGAGAGCCTTGAGAAGAGTGACCAGCTCACCAAGAACATG GTTTCCATCCTCTCCTCCTTTGAGAGCCGTTTGATGAAGCTGGAGAACTCCATCATCCCTGTTCATAAACAGACAGAGAACCTGCAGCGCCTGCAGGAGAATGTGGAGAAGACCCTGTCCTGCTTGGATCACGTCATCAGTTACTACCATGTGGCCAAGGACACCGAGAAGATCATCAAGGAAGG CCCCACGGGGAGGTTGGAGGAATACTTGAATTGCATGGACAAAATCCAGAAGGCAGTGGAATACTTCCAGGACAACAACCCAGACAGCCCAGAGCTGAACCGTGTG AAATCCCTCTTTGAGCGGGGCAAGGAATCCCTGGAATCGGAGTTCCGCAGCTTGATGACGCGGCACACCAAGCCAGTGCCACCCATCCTCATCCTGGACCTGATCAGCGGGGATGAGGAGATGGACACGCAGGAGGAGATGACCCTGGAGCACCTCCCGGAGAGCGTCCTGCACGACATCATCCGCATTTCGGGCTGGCTGGTGGAGAACGGCAGGAATCAag ATTTCATGACAGTTTACTTCCAAATCCGCTCTGTGCAGCTCGACCGCTCCATCAAGGGGCTGAAGGACCATTTCCGTAAGAACAGCTCTTCCTCTGGGGTGCCATATTCCCCTGCCATTCAGAACAAAAGGAAGGACACCCCCACCAAAAAGCCAATCAAGAGACCAG TCCTCATCCCAG GCACGATCCGTAAGGCTCAGAACCTTCTGAAACAGTACTCTCAGCATGGTCTAGATGGGAAAAAGGGGGCCTCTAACCTCATTCCTATGGAAG GGAGGGACGACGTCTTCGACATCGAGATCGACGCATACATCCACTGCGTCAGTGCCTTTGTCAAACTGGCCCAGAGTGAATACCAGCTCCTGACAGAAATTGTCCCAGAGCACCACCAGAAGAAGACCTTTGATTCTCTCATCCAG GAGTCATTGGATAACTTGATCATGGAGGGTGATAACATTGTCTCAGCTGCCCGGAAAGCCATCATCCGACACGACTATTCAGCTGTGCTCACAATCTTCCCCATCCTGAAGCATCTCAAGCAGATGAAGCCAGAATTTGACCAGGTCTTGCAG GGAACTGCAGCAGGCACTAAGAACAAACTGCCAGGGCTGATCACTTCCATGGAGACCACTGGTGCGAAGGCACTGGAAGAGTTTGCAGACAACATTAAG aATGATCCAGACAAGGAATACAACATGCCAAAAGATGGGACAGTTCACGAACTCACCAGCAAC GCCATCCTTTTCCTACAGCAATTACTGGATTTCCAGGAGACAGCAGGTGCCATGCTGGCATCACAAG TTCTTGGGGACACATACAATATTCCTTTAGATCCCAGAG AGACCAGCTCATCAGCCAGTAGCTACAGCTCAGAGTTCAGCAGGCGGCTGCTGAGCACCTACATCT GCAAAGTGCTGGGCAACTTGCAGCTTAACCTTCTTAGCAAATCCAAGGTTTATGAAGACCCAGCTTTGAGTGCCATTTTTCTGCATAACAACTACAACTACATTCTGAAATCTCTGGAGAA gTCTGAGCTGATCCAGCTGGTGGCTGtgacacagaaaacagctgAGAGGTCCTACCGGGAGCTCATTGAGCAGCAGATCCAGACCTACCAGCGCAG CTGGTTGAAGGTGACAGATTACATCTTGGAGAAAAACCTGCCTGTCTTTCAGCCAGGAGTGAAG CTCAAGGACAAGGAGAGGCAGATGATAAAGGAGCGCTTTAAG GGTTTCAATGAcgggctggaggagctgtgtAAGATCCAGAAGGCCTGGGCAATCCCAGACATGGAGCAACGGGACAAAATCCGCCGGGCACAGAAAACTATTGTGAAAGAGACCTATGGTGCCTTCTTGAATAG ataTGGCAACGTGCCCTTCACCAAGAACCCTGAGAAGTACATCAAATACCAGGTCGACCAGGTGGGGGAGATGATCGAGAAGCTGTTCGACACATCAGCATAA
- the EXOC7 gene encoding exocyst complex component 7 isoform X3: protein MIPSEEVSARRREIEDKLKQEEETLSFIKESLEKSDQLTKNMVSILSSFESRLMKLENSIIPVHKQTENLQRLQENVEKTLSCLDHVISYYHVAKDTEKIIKEGPTGRLEEYLNCMDKIQKAVEYFQDNNPDSPELNRVKSLFERGKESLESEFRSLMTRHTKPVPPILILDLISGDEEMDTQEEMTLEHLPESVLHDIIRISGWLVENGRNQDFMTVYFQIRSVQLDRSIKGLKDHFRKNSSSSGVPYSPAIQNKRKDTPTKKPIKRPVLIPGTIRKAQNLLKQYSQHGLDGKKGASNLIPMEGHEHDLRVKHLSDALSDKHGPAAGRDDVFDIEIDAYIHCVSAFVKLAQSEYQLLTEIVPEHHQKKTFDSLIQESLDNLIMEGDNIVSAARKAIIRHDYSAVLTIFPILKHLKQMKPEFDQVLQGTAAGTKNKLPGLITSMETTGAKALEEFADNIKNDPDKEYNMPKDGTVHELTSNAILFLQQLLDFQETAGAMLASQETSSSASSYSSEFSRRLLSTYICKVLGNLQLNLLSKSKVYEDPALSAIFLHNNYNYILKSLEKSELIQLVAVTQKTAERSYRELIEQQIQTYQRSWLKVTDYILEKNLPVFQPGVKLKDKERQMIKERFKGFNDGLEELCKIQKAWAIPDMEQRDKIRRAQKTIVKETYGAFLNRYGNVPFTKNPEKYIKYQVDQVGEMIEKLFDTSA from the exons ATGATCCCGAGCGAGGAGGTGTCGGCCCGCAGGAGGGAGATCGAGGACAAGCTCAAGCAG GAAGAAGAAACTCTGTCCTTTATCAAAGAGAGCCTTGAGAAGAGTGACCAGCTCACCAAGAACATG GTTTCCATCCTCTCCTCCTTTGAGAGCCGTTTGATGAAGCTGGAGAACTCCATCATCCCTGTTCATAAACAGACAGAGAACCTGCAGCGCCTGCAGGAGAATGTGGAGAAGACCCTGTCCTGCTTGGATCACGTCATCAGTTACTACCATGTGGCCAAGGACACCGAGAAGATCATCAAGGAAGG CCCCACGGGGAGGTTGGAGGAATACTTGAATTGCATGGACAAAATCCAGAAGGCAGTGGAATACTTCCAGGACAACAACCCAGACAGCCCAGAGCTGAACCGTGTG AAATCCCTCTTTGAGCGGGGCAAGGAATCCCTGGAATCGGAGTTCCGCAGCTTGATGACGCGGCACACCAAGCCAGTGCCACCCATCCTCATCCTGGACCTGATCAGCGGGGATGAGGAGATGGACACGCAGGAGGAGATGACCCTGGAGCACCTCCCGGAGAGCGTCCTGCACGACATCATCCGCATTTCGGGCTGGCTGGTGGAGAACGGCAGGAATCAag ATTTCATGACAGTTTACTTCCAAATCCGCTCTGTGCAGCTCGACCGCTCCATCAAGGGGCTGAAGGACCATTTCCGTAAGAACAGCTCTTCCTCTGGGGTGCCATATTCCCCTGCCATTCAGAACAAAAGGAAGGACACCCCCACCAAAAAGCCAATCAAGAGACCAG TCCTCATCCCAG GCACGATCCGTAAGGCTCAGAACCTTCTGAAACAGTACTCTCAGCATGGTCTAGATGGGAAAAAGGGGGCCTCTAACCTCATTCCTATGGAAG GTCATGAGCATGACTTACGCGTTAAGCACCTTTCCGATGCCCTGAGCGACAAGCACGGGCCGGCTGCGG GGAGGGACGACGTCTTCGACATCGAGATCGACGCATACATCCACTGCGTCAGTGCCTTTGTCAAACTGGCCCAGAGTGAATACCAGCTCCTGACAGAAATTGTCCCAGAGCACCACCAGAAGAAGACCTTTGATTCTCTCATCCAG GAGTCATTGGATAACTTGATCATGGAGGGTGATAACATTGTCTCAGCTGCCCGGAAAGCCATCATCCGACACGACTATTCAGCTGTGCTCACAATCTTCCCCATCCTGAAGCATCTCAAGCAGATGAAGCCAGAATTTGACCAGGTCTTGCAG GGAACTGCAGCAGGCACTAAGAACAAACTGCCAGGGCTGATCACTTCCATGGAGACCACTGGTGCGAAGGCACTGGAAGAGTTTGCAGACAACATTAAG aATGATCCAGACAAGGAATACAACATGCCAAAAGATGGGACAGTTCACGAACTCACCAGCAAC GCCATCCTTTTCCTACAGCAATTACTGGATTTCCAGGAGACAGCAGGTGCCATGCTGGCATCACAAG AGACCAGCTCATCAGCCAGTAGCTACAGCTCAGAGTTCAGCAGGCGGCTGCTGAGCACCTACATCT GCAAAGTGCTGGGCAACTTGCAGCTTAACCTTCTTAGCAAATCCAAGGTTTATGAAGACCCAGCTTTGAGTGCCATTTTTCTGCATAACAACTACAACTACATTCTGAAATCTCTGGAGAA gTCTGAGCTGATCCAGCTGGTGGCTGtgacacagaaaacagctgAGAGGTCCTACCGGGAGCTCATTGAGCAGCAGATCCAGACCTACCAGCGCAG CTGGTTGAAGGTGACAGATTACATCTTGGAGAAAAACCTGCCTGTCTTTCAGCCAGGAGTGAAG CTCAAGGACAAGGAGAGGCAGATGATAAAGGAGCGCTTTAAG GGTTTCAATGAcgggctggaggagctgtgtAAGATCCAGAAGGCCTGGGCAATCCCAGACATGGAGCAACGGGACAAAATCCGCCGGGCACAGAAAACTATTGTGAAAGAGACCTATGGTGCCTTCTTGAATAG ataTGGCAACGTGCCCTTCACCAAGAACCCTGAGAAGTACATCAAATACCAGGTCGACCAGGTGGGGGAGATGATCGAGAAGCTGTTCGACACATCAGCATAA
- the EXOC7 gene encoding exocyst complex component 7 isoform X12: protein MIPSEEVSARRREIEDKLKQEEETLSFIKESLEKSDQLTKNMVSILSSFESRLMKLENSIIPVHKQTENLQRLQENVEKTLSCLDHVISYYHVAKDTEKIIKEGPTGRLEEYLNCMDKIQKAVEYFQDNNPDSPELNRVKSLFERGKESLESEFRSLMTRHTKPVPPILILDLISGDEEMDTQEEMTLEHLPESVLHDIIRISGWLVENGRNQDFMTVYFQIRSVQLDRSIKGLKDHFRKNSSSSGVPYSPAIQNKRKDTPTKKPIKRPGRDDVFDIEIDAYIHCVSAFVKLAQSEYQLLTEIVPEHHQKKTFDSLIQESLDNLIMEGDNIVSAARKAIIRHDYSAVLTIFPILKHLKQMKPEFDQVLQGTAAGTKNKLPGLITSMETTGAKALEEFADNIKNDPDKEYNMPKDGTVHELTSNAILFLQQLLDFQETAGAMLASQVLGDTYNIPLDPRETSSSASSYSSEFSRRLLSTYICKVLGNLQLNLLSKSKVYEDPALSAIFLHNNYNYILKSLEKSELIQLVAVTQKTAERSYRELIEQQIQTYQRSWLKVTDYILEKNLPVFQPGVKLKDKERQMIKERFKGFNDGLEELCKIQKAWAIPDMEQRDKIRRAQKTIVKETYGAFLNRYGNVPFTKNPEKYIKYQVDQVGEMIEKLFDTSA from the exons ATGATCCCGAGCGAGGAGGTGTCGGCCCGCAGGAGGGAGATCGAGGACAAGCTCAAGCAG GAAGAAGAAACTCTGTCCTTTATCAAAGAGAGCCTTGAGAAGAGTGACCAGCTCACCAAGAACATG GTTTCCATCCTCTCCTCCTTTGAGAGCCGTTTGATGAAGCTGGAGAACTCCATCATCCCTGTTCATAAACAGACAGAGAACCTGCAGCGCCTGCAGGAGAATGTGGAGAAGACCCTGTCCTGCTTGGATCACGTCATCAGTTACTACCATGTGGCCAAGGACACCGAGAAGATCATCAAGGAAGG CCCCACGGGGAGGTTGGAGGAATACTTGAATTGCATGGACAAAATCCAGAAGGCAGTGGAATACTTCCAGGACAACAACCCAGACAGCCCAGAGCTGAACCGTGTG AAATCCCTCTTTGAGCGGGGCAAGGAATCCCTGGAATCGGAGTTCCGCAGCTTGATGACGCGGCACACCAAGCCAGTGCCACCCATCCTCATCCTGGACCTGATCAGCGGGGATGAGGAGATGGACACGCAGGAGGAGATGACCCTGGAGCACCTCCCGGAGAGCGTCCTGCACGACATCATCCGCATTTCGGGCTGGCTGGTGGAGAACGGCAGGAATCAag ATTTCATGACAGTTTACTTCCAAATCCGCTCTGTGCAGCTCGACCGCTCCATCAAGGGGCTGAAGGACCATTTCCGTAAGAACAGCTCTTCCTCTGGGGTGCCATATTCCCCTGCCATTCAGAACAAAAGGAAGGACACCCCCACCAAAAAGCCAATCAAGAGACCAG GGAGGGACGACGTCTTCGACATCGAGATCGACGCATACATCCACTGCGTCAGTGCCTTTGTCAAACTGGCCCAGAGTGAATACCAGCTCCTGACAGAAATTGTCCCAGAGCACCACCAGAAGAAGACCTTTGATTCTCTCATCCAG GAGTCATTGGATAACTTGATCATGGAGGGTGATAACATTGTCTCAGCTGCCCGGAAAGCCATCATCCGACACGACTATTCAGCTGTGCTCACAATCTTCCCCATCCTGAAGCATCTCAAGCAGATGAAGCCAGAATTTGACCAGGTCTTGCAG GGAACTGCAGCAGGCACTAAGAACAAACTGCCAGGGCTGATCACTTCCATGGAGACCACTGGTGCGAAGGCACTGGAAGAGTTTGCAGACAACATTAAG aATGATCCAGACAAGGAATACAACATGCCAAAAGATGGGACAGTTCACGAACTCACCAGCAAC GCCATCCTTTTCCTACAGCAATTACTGGATTTCCAGGAGACAGCAGGTGCCATGCTGGCATCACAAG TTCTTGGGGACACATACAATATTCCTTTAGATCCCAGAG AGACCAGCTCATCAGCCAGTAGCTACAGCTCAGAGTTCAGCAGGCGGCTGCTGAGCACCTACATCT GCAAAGTGCTGGGCAACTTGCAGCTTAACCTTCTTAGCAAATCCAAGGTTTATGAAGACCCAGCTTTGAGTGCCATTTTTCTGCATAACAACTACAACTACATTCTGAAATCTCTGGAGAA gTCTGAGCTGATCCAGCTGGTGGCTGtgacacagaaaacagctgAGAGGTCCTACCGGGAGCTCATTGAGCAGCAGATCCAGACCTACCAGCGCAG CTGGTTGAAGGTGACAGATTACATCTTGGAGAAAAACCTGCCTGTCTTTCAGCCAGGAGTGAAG CTCAAGGACAAGGAGAGGCAGATGATAAAGGAGCGCTTTAAG GGTTTCAATGAcgggctggaggagctgtgtAAGATCCAGAAGGCCTGGGCAATCCCAGACATGGAGCAACGGGACAAAATCCGCCGGGCACAGAAAACTATTGTGAAAGAGACCTATGGTGCCTTCTTGAATAG ataTGGCAACGTGCCCTTCACCAAGAACCCTGAGAAGTACATCAAATACCAGGTCGACCAGGTGGGGGAGATGATCGAGAAGCTGTTCGACACATCAGCATAA